The stretch of DNA CCCTAGACTTGCTAAGCACGTCACACCTTTGCTGGAAAGAGGTGGAGGCATTCTCCTCTGGCTACACTTTCTGGCTGCTCACCACCCCAATAACTTCCATAGGCAGTGGGTACCCTTCTCTGAACCCTGAGGGTAGTagcatctgtaaaatgggactgATGTTTGCTAGATGCCCAAATCCCAAATGCCACTTGCATAGTCTGAGCCTGCTCTTGATCTAACACCCAGAGAAGATGGGCTATGGCCCCGGCAGCTAAGCCAAGACCCCAGGATTTCCTCTGACACCCTTCTCTTGGTGTTTGTTCCTGTGTCCCAGCCCTGCTGTAGCCCTGGGAGGTTGGAGGGTGTGTAGAGCCAACCAGATCTGCACACTCTGTATGTCTGGGGGAACGCGTATGTTTCTGTGCCTAGCAGAAGAGCCGCAGGGAGCCTTATTTGGCTCCTTGTCCGTCTTTGGTCCTAAAGAACCTTGCACCTTACCATATCAGCTTCTTCCATGTGGATAGTCCTAGCTGGGGGGTACAGAGGCCTGTGCCTCCCACTAgtcatctggtgtgtgtgtgtgtgtgtgtgtgtgtgtgtgtgtgtgtgtgtgtgtgcattcatccCTAACACACTGCTTCTGAACTTGCAGCCTTTATCCTCAGCCTTCTTGGGCTCTGAGATGAGCCTCTCAGGTTGTGGAAGTTTCTGAAACTAGATGGATTCATCTTTTTCCTCTGAACCATTGCTCATTGTACCTTCTGGGGggatcctttcttccccaaatgaaGGAGGTTTTCACCACCGAGCCAGAAGGGGTTTGGGGAAGTACCTTTAGGGTGGGCAGTTGATGGGGCTTTGGGGTGGGCAGCTGGTTCCCACTGATGGGTAGTGGTGTTGGTGCCTCCACAGAGCGTGGAACAGGATGAAGCCTGTGATCTTGAGGTGAGACGAACTTCGAACTCATGCATCATGGAGAATGGACACCAGCTGGGTGCAGGTCAGCTGGGTGCAGGTAGGACCCCACGGCAGAAGGGAGGTGGCTGGCTAGGTTTGCGGTTCAGGCGTCTGTGCCCGTCATCTCTTGCTTCTGGGGGCAGGTGCTTGAGACTGAACCCCACCGGGCAGAGAGACTGCAAgggaaacttttaaaataaagagagctaggcacagtggcacacacctctaatcccagcactcaggaggcagaggcaggcggatctctgtgagcttgaagccagcctggtctacagagtgagttcctggacaggcggggctacctagtgagatcctgtctcagaaaacaaaacaaaaagtaaataaaatatacagagaaacggGAGTTCAAGGGAGCAAGCTTCCCTATTTCtggaaggaagcaagcagaggccGAGAAGTCATCTGTTCTTAGACGTGGGTGGACCGACAGGCAATTTAGACTgagggaggcggtggcggggaggaggaggcagaaatccttaataaataaataaattaaaaataaataaatagatttactGAGCTGGCATCTGGGGAAGTTGAGGAGAATCAGGTCTGAGCGGCTCTGTAAGACTTACATGGTAACGGAGGTGAGCGAGGCTGGAGTAGTCAGAGGCTTCCTgaaggagctgggaggaagaCTCAAGAGAGCCAAAAAACCCCTCCTGGCCTGAAAGTGGGAGAATCTGAGGCTCCTGTGGCCGCCTTAGCTGACTTATCTTGTTTGGTCACGTGTTACAGGTTCAGCCAATGGATCCTTGGAGGTCCAAACCTCCTCAGCCCCGGAGCCCCCTAGGCCACGTCCTGTGAGCCTCTCCTTGCGGCTGCCCCACCAGCCGGTCACAGCTGTCACCCGAGTCTCTGAGAAATTCTCTGGGGAGACCTCAGCTTCAGCTCTGTCACCCACATCTGCTGCCATTCAGAGCGCCTTCAGCCCCAGCTCTAGCGAGGCCATCAGCCCCTGGACTCCTAGTCCCACTGGTATGAAGGGCGAGTGGTTTGGGGACCAAATCCCACCGCAGGGTGGGTGAGAGAGGACAGTGCCCGGGTGGGGGTTGGCAGGATACTCAGGTCAGACCCCAGCCCCCCTCTGCCACCACATtccctgtttctgtctttctttggcCCTATAGAGAAAAATTCCTCTTTCATGCGGTCCTTGTCTGGCTCTGGGTATGGAGCGGTGACAGCAGGCAATCACaaggacaggtgagtgtgtggcCGCCCCGGCTGTTCCGCTCTGCCTAGGATTGAGCTGTGGAGCTCTCTGGGCTGACTGGGCTCACTTTGCAGAACTAGAGCAGTGGACTGGCAGGTGGGGTTGCAGCTGGGAGGGAGGTGACCAAGGAGGTTAGCAGGCATAGGCTCAGTTGCAGATCGGTCAGCTTCtctggtctgcaaagcaaatcCATTAAAAAGTTTCAGgcgcgcacgtgcgtgtgtgtgtgtgtgtgtgtgtgtgtgtgtgtgtgtgtgtgtgtgtgtgtgtgtgtgtggtgtgtgtggtgtgtggtgtgtgtggcggGGTCTCAGCTTctctgggaggtgggaaggatgaCATTTGACTTTCTGTTCTCCGTTCTGGCTGGAGGCTCTGAATAAGTTACTTTCTGCCATAGGAAGAGCAGGGTCTTCCTTTGGGGTAAGCCTAACTTGAGTTGACTCACTGGACGTGAGAATGGGGGCAGGGTAGCAAGcaagatggattttgtttttaataataaaaggagAATTGAGACTTCCTGGCAGATTGTTCCAGGGTGAGAACAAAGAGGGTCCTATCTAaatgtggaggaggagggggcctgGCTGTGACTCTGAGTATACCCCTTGCCCTCCCCAGGCATTGACACCAAGGGGTAGCTCTTGTGCCTTGAGAGGGGCCCACTCTACCTCCCTAATTGGGCTCGCTGGCCAGGTATGCCACCAATTGCTGCTCAGTTCAGAAAACCTGCAAAACCAGTTAGGACCTGAGCAGGTGGGACCCGCTCCCCTCACTGCCCCTCCGAGGTCTAGGGGTCTGTCATAGGTATAGGCTGTCTGCCTCACTGATGGACACTCAGTATATGCGTTTCACCTGGGGCCCAGCGGAGGGCCTAGTGAGGGCCAGTTCTGTGTTCCTGACTTCATGATTCTCTCCGCAGCCCTCCACTGGTGACCCCACCACAGTCACCcccatcctcccagcctccagcgATGACTCAGGCCCCTCGCCAGGGAGAGCGTCGCCGGGAATTGGTGAGGTCGCAGACACTGCCTCGTACCTCAGGGGCACAGGCTCGGAAGGCGTTGTTTGAGAAATGGGAGCAGGATACAGCAAGCAAGTATGGATACTCACTTCCAAACTAGCTTGATGGGCTTTCAGAGTGGGCCCAACCACAGCCGTGGTCACGCAGGCAGGGCATAGCGAGTCTTGCTGGGCTCTGGCTATTTCCTGGTGGGGTGTTCTGAGATCAGGTTTCTCAGGCAGAACTCAAGGTCAGGGCTATTTTACAGAGGTGACTGAGGTTGAGGAGTTCCTTTTGTAGGGAGAAGAGGGCTGTGGGCTTGGGACCAGGCCAGGCTAGGGAGAGATGCTCCCCTCCATTTGCAGACTGCCCCGTCTtctggtcactctgtgttcctagGCCACCCTTGCCCTTGAATAGTTGCTTTTTCATTATCTGGGCATGACCTGGGAGCCTGGCAGGGGAGGCCTAGCTGCAGGGCTGGCTTTGCTTAAGGACTGAGGAAATGACACCATGGGACCCAGGCCATCGCCAGTTGCTCCTTACTAGAGATGAGGTCCTTAGACCACACCTCCTTTGCACGTTTATTCAGTGCTCTTGTCAGTGTTGATGCCCGCTGAGTGCAGGTCGCTGCCCGTGCTTCTGTGATGCTGTTCAGCCCTAGTGAAGAATCCGATGCATCCTGCCTTTGGGTACTACTGAAGCCTAGAAGGAAGGCAGGATGGAAGGGATGGAAAGGGTGTTCAGGAAGAGGATGGTGGGTCCATGCCATTCAAATGTCTCAGGATTACCCAGGGATCCCTGCTTCATGTGGGACTCTTCACAGGGGTCCTAGAAAGCTGGGTGCGGCTAGGAGGGTGCATGGCTGGTGTGTGGCACCGGGCTGTGGACACAGCTGTAGCATGTGGATTGAGTACTGACCAGAAGGTATAGGAATGCCCTCTCTGTTGGCTCCCACAGCAGGCTTTCCCTCTCTCCACAGGGGCAAAGGTGAGACCAGGGCCAAACTAAAGCGGTCACAGAGTTTCGGTGTGGCCAGTGCCAGCAGCATCAAGCAGATCCTGCTAGAGTGGTGCCGTAGCAAGACCGTGGGCTACCAGGTGAGTGGGCCAAGGCAAGCCGGGCATCTCGCCTGATCTCGCCGGCGGGGGAAGATCCTGCCAGGCTGGGGAGGGATGAGAGCCGGAGAACTCATGCCTTCTGAGCGGTACCCAAGCCACCCACAACACATGCTTAGGAATTCTACCTGAGCAAACGGGTGTAGCGCACTTCAAGGGTGAATGCAGCAGCAACCGTTTGTTGCTCAGtgggctgaggctggagaatctGCTCAGAGTTGAATGGGGTTGTCAGGAGTGGGGGTCCCCGCTGACCTCCACTCTCCCTGCTTGCAGCATGTGGACCTGCAGAACTTCTCCTCCAGCTGGAGCGATGGCATGGCCTTTTGTGCCCTGGTGCACTCATTCTTTCCCGATGCCTTTGACTATAATGCGCTGAGCCCCACCCAGCGGCAGAAGAACTTTGAATTGGCTTTCACCATGGCTGAGTAAGTATAGCCGGTCCCGCTGGCTATTGGTCCCAGCCTAGACCCTGAGCACAACTTTTGCCCTGGGTAAGGTCAGAACACACAGGACAGCACTTTACAATGAACCGAGGGATCTTGAGGCCacccagtctgtctgtctcttatcTGAATGGGAAGACAGGTTGGTGAAGGATGTGTCCAGGCTCACACATTACTCGGTGCTGGAGCTGTTTCTGCTGTTTCCGGCTCCTTGCTGGGGTGTTTAACCTCTGCTGTACAGTGTGGAAAACCAGCCACAGACAGAGCTTGAGGGGCAGTTGTGTACATCCTCTCAGGCTGGTGTTGGGAAGGTCCTCAGCAGGGAACTGGGATTGCCTGGTATATTTGAAAAGTAGATTATGTTTCCCTAAATACTGTCATAGCACGGACTGTGAGATTACctcttgttttttggttgttgtaaCAGAACATTGGAAGCTAGGTGAGGGTTATTTTGGTGCCCGGCTGTAGGCTGGACATTCACGATCATGGTGCTGGGGTCTGCTTGGTTTCTGTGAAGGTTTCATGTTGCTTCAGCTCCTGATGGAAAAGCCAAAGGCCAGGTGTCACCTGTGCCAGACAGGAGGGGACAAAGCGCACATGGCACTTTGTAACAACCTCTTCTTGAGATAACTAACCCACTTGTGAGAACCACATTAATCCCTGCATAAGGGTGGATTCCTGACGATTTAATGACTCTGAAGAGTCCTACCACCTTTCAACACCATCATAGTGGGGATCAGGCCTCAACATGTGTTTGGGTGGGGGCAAGCCATATTCAAACCGTGACACTTGTCTTGTATGTCCCACTCATAGGAGAGGACCCGGGGGAAGGCAGTGCAATTCTGGAATCAGGATGTGCTTGGAAAACCCGTTTGGGATCTGGTTTTTGGCTAAGAGCAACAACCCTCAGCTCATGAGAGTTGTCAGGACCCTGTGGGACACAGGCGTGTATTCCAGCTGGGCAGGGCGTGTATTCCAGGTGGGCAGGgcgtgtattagttacttttttattgcaaCAACAAAATATCTGATAAAGGCATCCAAGGAAAGAAGgtttgaaagaatttttttctttttttcaaaatttctttatttctttatttattggtTCGCAGTTTGAAGGAGGCAAGGCAACAGGGGtatgaagcagctggtcacgtgaccacaggcaggaaagaaggggGGGAGGGATATTCTGATCCTCTATGCATTTGCTGCGTTTTACTTGGTCTGGGGACCCCCAGCCCGTAAGGCCgagccacccacattcaggatggaTCCTCTCTTCTCGGTTATACCTCTGTGGAAACATTCtcgcagacacacccagaggtgtgctgCCGTGGGGACTCTAAATCCAGTCGAATTAACAACAGAGAACAGTCATGGGGTGTGCTTATTCTAAAGACTctgagggtgggggcaggaatAGGAGACGGGGGCAGGTGCGGTGGGGCAGCACCTTCTCCAAAGCCACATTATCTCTCAACACCATTCCCTTAAGGACTGTGCCTCAGCACAGTTTGGGGTGAGTTCGGGTGAACACCAACCATATTCAAACCCTGGTATCTGCCTTCCGTGTAGTACTCTGGGGTTAGTTGGGGGAGAGTGCTATAAACCCTGGGCCCACTGTTGCTGGATGTTGAGACTGCCTGAGACCATCTAAGCTGTGGACGTGAGGATGCATCCGGATCACTGTGACCTTGCTGTGAGGGGCCtgctcagagaaactctgtccgtGCCCCAGGGCATCATCACAGGCTCCAGAGAACACGGACAGTAATCCTGAGGGCTCCCTGTGGCCTTCTGAagagtggggagaaggaaaggcagcCCCGGAGTTACTGTTCATGAGGCCTTTGTGCCTCATGTTGCAGCCCCTGAGGGACCACATTTGTCCTGGTTGAGCCCTCGGGTCCCCCATCTTCATTTATCCTCAAGTGATGGGGTTGAGGGAGGCTCCAGCTCAGGTTTTCCTTGCTATCTTCATTCTGTTTCCAGCCCCAGCACCTAGTCCTGGTCTTCTAAACTAGGACCTGAgcctggagagggaaggaggggatggAGACAAAGGGCCTAATAACCCATGCTTGGTATTGGAAGCTTGCCTGGAGCCACAGCCCCTGTCCCTCTCTAGGGTAGAAATGCTCACTATAGGGGCAGAATGGTCGCCATGGCTTGGAGCTCCTCAACCTGAGGCTTGGGGACAGGGGCCCATGCCTGCTGTGTTGATTTGGATTCTAGGTCCCTTTGGGGTCAGAGGAACGCCTTGTGTACTTTCAAAGCCTTCCCTTTCTTGGCTGCTTGGGATTAGCTGTCATCCTAATAGCAGAAACAGCTTGGGCGAGTGTGTTATGCAACTGGATCCAGACGATGGTGGACTCAAGCCAAGTGTCGCGGCATGATGCTGGGAGGGGTGGTTCATAGGAAGAGGCCCAGCTGCTTGAAACTCAGGAATGGCGGCTGTCAAAATTCAGACAAGAATGTATGGGATCAGGGCTCCTCATAGGTAACCCAAAactcaaccttggtcagagagGTCAGGCTTGACTTACAGAATTCTTGAAGCCTAGAAGGCTAAGCAATGCCAGCATGCCCTGGCCACCCTTGGTCACCTGTATCCCAGGACCCAACTGGCTTGTGGTAGGGAGAGGGACAGTCTTGAGCAATGTGGTGGTGCCCCTGTGCCCCAGGTTCTAAGGAACACAGCTTCCCTGGGCAGTTAGGCAGAGTGTCTCCAGGACTTGTTTTCCCAGCAGGAGATTTGTGAGCACAGGCTCCAGACTCCACACAGATGTTTCTTCTATTCTCAACGTGGGGGGAGGGTGGTGGCTGGGCCAGGCTTtggctcccttctctccccaagcAAACAGCAGGATAGGACCTTGGCCCTGCCTCCCTGTGGCCTGAGTCTGCTCCCATTTGAGGAGGGGATCAGAGTGTGATGGGACCTCTGAGGTgaattctgggttttgttttgttttttgtttttgctgactGCAAAGAGTGGGGAGGGCCATCAGAGGCAGGTCTGTGTGGGGAACTTACTCAAAGCCTGGGAAGGGACCTCCCCTTATGAGTCATCTGTGAGATTATCTCTCAGGTATAAGGGAGAGAGTCTGTGGAGGTGGGCTTGCTCCCCGGGGCCTCCTGGGAAGGCAGCTGCTTGGATCCCTAGTTTCCTGGACAGTAGCTAACTGGAAAAGCTGCATGGGACACCTGCCTGAGATTATTGGAGCCAATGTCAGCACCCTTGGGTTAGCCAGCAACATCTCAGTGAATACATGGTACCCTTGAAAGTCATTAGGAGCCACTAATGCGGAGGATGGCTCGAAAAGACTGTTTCAGGAGCAGGCAGCCTGAGCTGAGAGGAGCCTGGTGTCCAACCAAGGCATGACCTTTAGAAGAGAAAGGATTGGACTGGGTGTAGTGGTGGatgcaatcaggaggcagagacaggtggatctctgtgagttcaatgccagcctggtctacagagcaagttccaggacagctaggccttGTCTCAATGCCTCCCTTTGTCCCCTCAAAAGAGGAAAGACCTGTTCGTGTTCTCAGACTATTCATCTAGGAAAGGAGGTGCTTCCAGAACTTACGAGCAAGTATCTTTAGGGCACAAAATGCTGCTTGCCCGTCCTCTCCATAGTTTCTGGGCCCAGCGGTTCCTTGAATCCTAATCTGTGTGAGTGATTCCTTGCTGACAGCAACAGCATCCCTTGCCTGACAGGTGTTCAGGGCCTGGAACAGGGGCAGACCAGCTCCTTTTATGGAAGGGGCAAAGCAGGGCGGGTGGCTGACCCTTCTGCacctttccttcccacctctgccCGTAGCGCAGGAAGCCGCAGCACTCCCAGCCCAGGGCTTCCCACTTGCCCTGCGTGGAATGTGCCTGCTCTCCGGTTACACCCAGCAGAAGGGGCTTGAGCGCTATTTGTAGTGCCCATGTGTCTCTGTCTAAAACAAGACAAGAGGCAGCAGTTCCACCTCTGGTCTGCATTTAGGACAGTCTCAAAAATGACCCCTAGCCCCTCCTCTGTGGCCTGGGGTagctgaagatacaataaagagTAAAAGAAACCCTGCAAGGTGCATATTAGTAAGCT from Microtus ochrogaster isolate Prairie Vole_2 chromosome 7, MicOch1.0, whole genome shotgun sequence encodes:
- the Smtnl2 gene encoding smoothelin-like protein 2, coding for MESTPDAEEAHTVREALGRYEAALEGAVRALHEDMQGLQRGVERRVAEALRLAGPLARTVAELQRDNQRLQAQLERLTRQVEALGLATGVSPAPGTPSPPPASAVTDRAPRLGTARFSSHATFSLSGRSQSVEQDEACDLEVRRTSNSCIMENGHQLGAGQLGAGSANGSLEVQTSSAPEPPRPRPVSLSLRLPHQPVTAVTRVSEKFSGETSASALSPTSAAIQSAFSPSSSEAISPWTPSPTEKNSSFMRSLSGSGYGAVTAGNHKDSPPLVTPPQSPPSSQPPAMTQAPRQGERRRELVRSQTLPRTSGAQARKALFEKWEQDTASKGKGETRAKLKRSQSFGVASASSIKQILLEWCRSKTVGYQHVDLQNFSSSWSDGMAFCALVHSFFPDAFDYNALSPTQRQKNFELAFTMAENLANCERLIEVEDMMVMGRKPDPMCVFTYVQSLYNHLRRFE